One window of Sporosarcina sp. 6E9 genomic DNA carries:
- a CDS encoding sugar-binding transcriptional regulator yields the protein MEYSMEAQSKLVPEMMEVMQERYRMLKYVKVAGPIGRRLLGEMSGLSERETRTMMDFLREQHLISVAKNGTTITAEGNNVLEALELPMEKWSGRVALATRLTNLLGVRSVKVVAGNSDADGGTKNLLGMAAAKVFVSELGDGVTIAVTGGSTVASIPNYINKMNHARELLFVAARGGVGEDIGLQANVIAASFAEACGGTYNTFHYPESLSEEAHEAFRKEPSVLKMIQLYEKVDCVLHGIGDAQTMANLRGSDAEERHMLKEEGAKGEAFGYYFDRTGKVVHRLRTVGIRPEQLKRVPLPIAIAGGRSKAEAILSYMASAPKQTVLVTDEGAANEMVNLLTQ from the coding sequence TTGGAGTATTCGATGGAAGCCCAAAGTAAGCTTGTGCCCGAAATGATGGAAGTCATGCAGGAAAGATACCGAATGCTGAAATACGTGAAGGTGGCTGGACCGATTGGAAGACGTTTACTCGGTGAGATGTCCGGGTTGTCGGAACGTGAAACGCGTACGATGATGGATTTTTTACGAGAACAGCATTTAATCAGTGTTGCCAAAAACGGAACGACTATAACAGCAGAAGGTAATAATGTACTTGAAGCACTCGAATTGCCAATGGAAAAATGGTCAGGACGTGTTGCATTAGCGACACGATTAACAAATCTTCTTGGCGTGCGATCTGTCAAAGTCGTAGCTGGTAACAGCGACGCGGACGGCGGGACAAAGAACTTGCTCGGAATGGCTGCGGCCAAAGTGTTTGTTTCTGAGCTGGGAGATGGGGTAACTATCGCTGTAACAGGCGGAAGTACAGTTGCATCGATTCCGAACTATATAAACAAGATGAATCATGCTAGGGAATTATTGTTTGTAGCGGCAAGAGGCGGAGTCGGCGAAGATATTGGATTGCAGGCAAACGTCATAGCAGCATCCTTTGCCGAAGCGTGCGGAGGGACATACAATACTTTCCATTATCCAGAATCGCTTAGCGAAGAAGCGCATGAAGCTTTCCGAAAAGAACCATCCGTTTTAAAAATGATTCAGCTTTACGAAAAAGTAGACTGTGTATTGCATGGCATTGGCGATGCACAAACGATGGCGAATCTTCGTGGTTCAGATGCCGAAGAAAGGCACATGCTTAAAGAGGAAGGCGCCAAAGGAGAAGCTTTTGGTTATTATTTTGACAGAACGGGTAAAGTAGTACATCGCCTTCGAACGGTAGGCATACGTCCCGAACAATTGAAAAGAGTACCGCTTCCCATTGCAATTGCAGGTGGAAGAAGTAAAGCCGAAGCGATATTATCGTATATGGCTTCAGCACCGAAGCAAACGGTTCTTGTCACAGACGAAGGTGCCGCGAATGAAATGGTTAACTTATTGACACAATAA
- a CDS encoding glutaredoxin family protein, with the protein MPRFLLYTGHKRVVIKMHVTFYTKPNCGLCDEAKLMMQLVQEDFPFTWTEVDIQSDDDLHEKYMLMVPVIEKDGDVLLYGNIGFVDIVELF; encoded by the coding sequence ATGCCGCGATTTTTACTTTATACTGGACATAAAAGAGTGGTGATAAAAATGCATGTCACGTTCTATACAAAACCAAATTGTGGACTATGTGACGAGGCCAAGTTAATGATGCAGCTTGTACAAGAAGATTTCCCCTTTACATGGACAGAGGTCGATATTCAATCGGATGATGATCTCCATGAAAAATATATGCTGATGGTACCTGTCATTGAAAAAGACGGAGATGTATTATTATATGGAAATATCGGCTTCGTTGACATCGTTGAATTGTTTTGA
- a CDS encoding YgcG family protein yields the protein MISKMLRSLIVFCLLFTISSTAYAADIPKPVGHIYVQDFANLLNAEQKEELVNYGMQLEDATGAQLVVMTVNSLEGDAIEDYSVKVFREYGIGQKAENNGVLFLVAPNDGALWISTGYGLEGALPDGKIGRIRDQYAFPYMKEGKFDLGIMNTYKALFNEIAKEYNWDGEFAPVQVSESYEEDSDTGLPFPIIVIIVVIILFTMRSRGGGGGSGGSGGRRGGGPIFMPGSFGGGSSGGGFGGGGGFRGGGGGSTGGGGAGGRW from the coding sequence GTGATTAGCAAAATGCTTCGATCTTTGATTGTATTTTGCTTACTATTTACGATTTCATCAACCGCTTATGCAGCTGATATTCCCAAACCAGTAGGTCATATTTACGTGCAAGATTTCGCGAATCTGCTAAATGCAGAGCAAAAAGAAGAACTCGTCAATTACGGGATGCAACTTGAGGATGCAACCGGTGCCCAACTCGTTGTGATGACTGTTAATTCACTTGAAGGCGATGCGATTGAAGATTATTCAGTAAAAGTATTCCGCGAGTATGGAATTGGCCAAAAGGCGGAAAACAATGGGGTGCTTTTTCTTGTCGCCCCGAATGATGGCGCATTGTGGATTTCCACAGGCTACGGTTTGGAAGGTGCTTTACCCGATGGAAAGATTGGGAGGATCCGCGATCAATACGCATTCCCTTATATGAAGGAAGGGAAATTCGATCTAGGGATCATGAATACGTATAAAGCGCTTTTTAATGAAATTGCGAAAGAATACAATTGGGATGGAGAATTTGCGCCCGTGCAGGTAAGTGAAAGTTATGAAGAGGATTCCGATACAGGTCTTCCGTTTCCAATCATTGTTATTATCGTCGTCATTATTTTATTCACCATGAGAAGTCGTGGTGGTGGAGGAGGAAGTGGCGGCTCCGGCGGACGCAGGGGCGGTGGCCCTATATTCATGCCCGGCTCATTTGGTGGTGGTAGTTCAGGCGGCGGTTTCGGAGGCGGTGGAGGCTTCCGCGGCGGCGGCGGAGGTTCTACCGGCGGTGGCGGCGCAGGTGGACGTTGGTAA
- a CDS encoding LemA family protein, giving the protein MRKVLGPIAIIVVILVLLGVMLVPSYNKFVTLEENVDASYAQVENQLQRRMDLIPNLVNTVKGFAEHEKEVIGDISDARARLAGAQGPEEQAAANDELSGALSRLLVVVENYPDLKANENFRQLMDELAGTENRIGVARQDYNTEVATFNKRVKRFPGNLTASIFGFDEKEYFKADEAAKEVPKVDFGDDKK; this is encoded by the coding sequence TTGAGAAAAGTACTAGGACCGATTGCCATAATTGTAGTCATACTTGTACTTCTCGGCGTGATGCTTGTTCCTAGCTATAACAAGTTTGTGACGTTGGAAGAAAATGTAGACGCATCTTATGCGCAAGTCGAGAACCAATTGCAAAGAAGAATGGACTTAATCCCGAACTTAGTGAATACGGTAAAAGGATTTGCAGAGCATGAGAAAGAAGTTATTGGAGATATTTCAGATGCGCGTGCAAGACTAGCGGGGGCACAAGGGCCTGAAGAGCAAGCGGCGGCTAATGATGAACTATCAGGCGCATTAAGCAGATTATTAGTAGTTGTAGAAAACTACCCTGATTTAAAAGCGAATGAAAACTTCCGTCAATTAATGGATGAGCTTGCTGGAACCGAAAACCGAATCGGTGTCGCACGTCAAGACTATAATACTGAAGTGGCTACATTCAATAAACGAGTGAAACGTTTTCCGGGGAATCTGACGGCATCTATATTTGGATTTGATGAAAAAGAATACTTTAAAGCGGATGAAGCTGCGAAAGAGGTTCCTAAGGTCGATTTTGGAGATGATAAGAAGTGA
- a CDS encoding oligopeptide/dipeptide ABC transporter ATP-binding protein — MTEEFLLSVKGLKRYFDVGRGEQLKAVDGIRFDIKKGETFGLVGESGCGKSTAGRTILGLYNKTEGEVLYDGQSVHDMTGKERHDFLKKMQMIFQDPYASLNPRSTVFDIIAEPMQIHGMYKTKAEMRAKVNELLEDVGLNRDHANRYPHEFSGGQRQRIGIARSLALDPEFIIADEPISALDVSVQAQVVKLLQRLQREKGLTYLFIAHDLSMVKYISDRIGVMYLGHMMELTTSAALYDKPLHPYTQALLSAIPIPDPDIEESRERILLKGELPSPINPPSGCVFRTRCPYAMDVCAELKPDWLEKDDGHFVACHLHDEQVMLRNDAIPVHAESS; from the coding sequence GTGACAGAAGAGTTTTTGTTATCAGTGAAGGGATTGAAACGCTATTTCGATGTGGGGCGCGGCGAGCAACTCAAAGCTGTGGATGGGATCCGTTTCGATATTAAAAAAGGGGAAACCTTCGGGCTTGTCGGTGAGTCGGGATGCGGGAAATCGACTGCAGGTAGAACTATTTTAGGTCTTTATAATAAAACCGAAGGCGAAGTGTTATACGATGGGCAAAGTGTTCATGACATGACCGGCAAAGAGCGCCATGATTTTCTTAAAAAAATGCAAATGATATTCCAAGATCCATACGCATCATTGAATCCCCGTTCAACGGTTTTCGATATTATTGCGGAGCCGATGCAAATCCACGGCATGTATAAAACGAAAGCAGAAATGCGAGCCAAAGTAAACGAATTGCTCGAAGACGTCGGTTTAAATCGGGATCATGCGAACCGCTATCCGCATGAGTTTTCAGGCGGGCAACGTCAGCGAATCGGCATTGCGCGTTCACTAGCATTGGATCCGGAATTTATCATTGCAGATGAACCGATTTCTGCACTAGATGTATCTGTTCAAGCGCAAGTTGTTAAACTTCTTCAACGACTGCAACGCGAAAAGGGATTGACATATTTATTCATCGCCCATGATTTGTCAATGGTGAAATACATTTCTGACCGAATCGGCGTTATGTATTTGGGGCATATGATGGAACTCACAACAAGTGCAGCGTTGTATGACAAACCGCTTCATCCATACACACAAGCACTGTTATCAGCAATACCGATTCCAGACCCGGATATAGAAGAATCACGTGAAAGGATTTTGTTGAAAGGGGAACTTCCCAGCCCGATTAATCCGCCTTCTGGTTGCGTATTTCGAACGCGTTGCCCTTATGCAATGGATGTCTGCGCAGAATTGAAGCCGGATTGGTTGGAAAAAGATGACGGGCATTTCGTGGCATGTCATCTCCATGATGAACAAGTGATGTTAAGAAATGATGCAATTCCCGTTCATGCAGAGTCGTCCTGA
- a CDS encoding C40 family peptidase gives MNSWYCAVSVATVWTSPESAREIDEPGLTNPVQMTKWLEKLPFEPRLDLCDGNRVQTQLLYGEPVIVEETKGDWAKIIAVWQPSKKDERGYPGWVPLAQLKEAEPIHAEGFAKVTAGKAQVWTTDGVPSLVVPLNTMLPYVGAEGEYLRVCTPDGYAYVLNRDVDCSPSIYQFPKRASSVAVEKGLEYLDLPYFWGGMSTYGFDCSGFTYNMFKACGHTIPRDASDQAKSGIEIPLDQPEQWEKGDLLFFANDKGKGNVRHVGFYFGNGLLLHSHSTGKSVEFMKLAGSSLEADLCGVRRYGKEETT, from the coding sequence ATGAATTCTTGGTATTGCGCGGTTTCGGTGGCAACCGTTTGGACGTCGCCCGAATCTGCTCGAGAAATTGATGAGCCTGGACTAACGAATCCCGTTCAGATGACAAAATGGCTAGAGAAACTCCCCTTTGAACCACGGTTAGATTTATGTGATGGAAATCGTGTGCAGACCCAATTGTTGTACGGGGAACCGGTTATCGTTGAGGAAACCAAAGGGGATTGGGCGAAGATCATCGCTGTATGGCAACCGTCGAAAAAAGATGAACGCGGTTATCCAGGATGGGTGCCGCTTGCTCAGTTGAAAGAAGCAGAACCGATTCATGCGGAGGGTTTTGCGAAAGTAACTGCTGGAAAAGCCCAAGTATGGACAACAGACGGCGTGCCATCTTTAGTTGTGCCGCTCAACACAATGCTGCCGTATGTCGGTGCGGAAGGCGAATATTTACGTGTTTGCACGCCAGATGGATATGCATATGTCTTGAATCGTGATGTCGACTGTTCACCGTCCATTTATCAGTTTCCGAAACGAGCATCATCCGTCGCAGTTGAAAAAGGACTTGAATATCTAGATTTGCCATACTTTTGGGGTGGCATGTCGACATATGGATTTGATTGTTCTGGATTTACATACAACATGTTCAAAGCATGTGGGCATACCATTCCTCGTGACGCTAGTGATCAAGCGAAAAGTGGCATTGAAATTCCATTAGACCAACCAGAACAATGGGAAAAAGGTGATTTACTATTTTTCGCAAATGATAAAGGAAAAGGGAATGTTCGTCATGTCGGATTTTATTTCGGAAATGGGTTGCTTCTTCATTCCCATTCGACGGGAAAGTCGGTTGAATTCATGAAACTTGCAGGCTCAAGCCTAGAAGCTGATCTATGCGGTGTCCGAAGATATGGTAAGGAGGAAACGACGTGA
- a CDS encoding peptide ABC transporter substrate-binding protein, which produces MKKFLTFLIVAMLALFLAACTVTKDEGTEKDKEKDKEKDEGKTEEVADDKEEAGEKILYMNNGEEPTSFDPSVGFNAVSWSSLNNLMEGLTRLSEEHLAEEATAEKIDISEDGLTYTFTIREGAKWSNGDPVVAGDFVFAWRHMLDPETASPAAFLAYFIEGAEAYNNGEGKAEDVAVEAPDEKTFVVKLTAPNEAFLNIITNPSFFPINEKVATDDPKWFTEAETFVGNGPFKLASWDHDVNFVFEKNENYWDADKVKLDKVHWAMVNDATTSYQMYQANELDVSGIPPELAEQLKDDDEARFDDEAGLYFYRFNTSMEPFTNTKIRRAFGLAVNQQVIVEFVTKNGEKPAHGFVTYGFIGPDGKEFRDSVGNLVEFNPDEAKKLLEEGMKEEGYTELPKVTLTYSTSEAHQNIAVALQGAFKEVLDVDVELQNVEGGVFLSEQKEFKYQMSRSSFLHDYADPVNALESFITDSPMNRTTWSNADYDKLIADIKNETDEEKRWELLKKADELLMAEMPVFPIYFYNQSTLEKPGVTGILRHPVGYIDLKYADKN; this is translated from the coding sequence ATGAAGAAGTTTTTGACGTTTCTGATCGTAGCGATGCTTGCACTCTTTTTGGCGGCTTGCACAGTGACAAAGGATGAAGGCACGGAAAAAGATAAGGAAAAAGATAAAGAAAAGGATGAAGGCAAGACAGAAGAAGTAGCGGATGATAAAGAAGAAGCCGGAGAGAAAATTCTTTACATGAACAATGGTGAAGAGCCAACTTCATTTGATCCATCTGTTGGATTCAACGCAGTTTCATGGAGTTCATTGAACAACTTGATGGAAGGTTTAACACGTCTTTCAGAAGAGCATTTAGCTGAAGAAGCCACGGCTGAGAAAATCGACATTTCAGAAGACGGTTTAACGTATACATTCACTATTCGTGAGGGTGCGAAATGGTCAAATGGCGATCCAGTAGTTGCTGGGGACTTCGTATTTGCATGGCGTCATATGCTTGACCCTGAAACAGCGTCACCAGCTGCGTTCCTAGCATATTTCATTGAAGGAGCAGAGGCGTATAACAACGGTGAAGGTAAAGCGGAAGATGTAGCGGTCGAAGCGCCGGACGAAAAAACATTTGTTGTTAAATTAACAGCACCAAATGAGGCGTTTTTGAACATCATTACAAACCCAAGTTTCTTCCCAATTAACGAAAAAGTCGCGACTGATGATCCAAAATGGTTTACAGAAGCAGAAACATTTGTAGGGAATGGTCCATTCAAACTTGCTTCATGGGATCATGATGTGAACTTCGTATTTGAAAAGAATGAAAATTATTGGGATGCGGATAAAGTTAAACTCGATAAAGTTCATTGGGCAATGGTAAACGATGCAACGACGTCCTATCAAATGTATCAAGCGAACGAGTTAGACGTTTCTGGCATTCCACCTGAACTAGCTGAACAGTTGAAGGATGATGATGAAGCACGCTTCGACGATGAAGCTGGACTTTACTTCTATCGTTTCAATACATCCATGGAACCTTTCACAAATACCAAAATCCGTAGAGCTTTCGGACTTGCAGTGAATCAACAAGTAATCGTTGAATTTGTCACTAAAAATGGCGAGAAACCAGCACATGGCTTCGTTACTTACGGTTTCATCGGTCCAGATGGGAAAGAGTTCCGCGATTCGGTGGGGAACCTTGTTGAATTCAATCCAGATGAAGCTAAAAAACTACTTGAAGAAGGCATGAAAGAAGAAGGGTATACTGAGTTACCAAAAGTAACGCTTACTTATTCAACGAGCGAAGCACATCAGAATATTGCGGTAGCGCTTCAAGGTGCTTTTAAAGAAGTGCTTGATGTTGATGTAGAATTGCAAAACGTTGAAGGCGGCGTATTCTTGTCAGAGCAGAAAGAATTTAAATACCAGATGTCTCGTTCCTCTTTCTTGCATGACTATGCGGATCCTGTGAACGCACTTGAAAGCTTCATTACAGATTCGCCGATGAACCGTACGACTTGGTCGAACGCTGATTACGATAAACTAATTGCAGATATCAAAAACGAAACAGATGAAGAGAAACGTTGGGAATTACTCAAAAAAGCGGATGAGCTTTTGATGGCTGAAATGCCTGTATTCCCAATCTACTTCTATAACCAATCAACACTTGAAAAACCTGGTGTGACAGGAATCTTGCGCCACCCAGTAGGTTATATCGATTTGAAATATGCGGATAAGAATTAA
- a CDS encoding ABC transporter ATP-binding protein — MTKQQVLNTKEAVATEKVLTVEDLHVSFTTFGGEVQALRGVTFDLYKGETLAIVGESGCGKSVTANTIMGLIPQPPGKIKNGKVLFKNQNLAKMSKSRLRKVQGVDISMIFQDPMTALNPTLQVGEQLTEGLRTHQKVSKAAAYSKAIEMLDLVGIPNPKERMKQYPHQFSGGMRQRIVIAIALICEPELLIADEPTTALDVTIQAQILELFEEIQNKMGVSIILITHDLGVVAKIADRIAVMYAGKIIETGDKREIFYTPQHPYTKGLLNSVPRLDLEEEELQPIEGTPPDLFSPPKGCPFTARCPFAMEVCGEVYPESTAISDTHVVDCWLQDERAKLVFA, encoded by the coding sequence TTGACAAAACAACAAGTGCTCAATACGAAAGAAGCTGTCGCAACCGAAAAAGTGCTGACAGTTGAAGATTTGCATGTATCATTCACGACGTTCGGTGGAGAAGTGCAAGCACTGCGCGGGGTTACTTTTGATCTGTATAAAGGCGAGACGCTAGCCATCGTAGGCGAATCGGGTTGCGGGAAAAGCGTGACGGCGAATACCATTATGGGGTTGATTCCACAACCGCCTGGAAAGATTAAAAACGGGAAAGTTCTATTCAAAAATCAAAATCTAGCTAAAATGAGTAAATCGCGTTTGAGAAAGGTTCAAGGCGTCGACATCTCGATGATTTTCCAAGATCCAATGACAGCGCTGAATCCGACATTGCAGGTGGGGGAGCAATTGACGGAGGGTCTTCGGACACATCAAAAGGTGAGTAAAGCAGCCGCATATTCGAAGGCTATTGAAATGTTGGATTTAGTAGGGATTCCGAATCCTAAAGAACGGATGAAACAGTACCCGCATCAGTTTTCCGGGGGAATGCGTCAACGGATTGTCATTGCAATTGCTTTGATTTGCGAACCGGAATTACTGATCGCAGATGAACCAACGACTGCCTTGGATGTCACGATTCAAGCACAAATACTTGAGCTGTTCGAAGAAATACAAAATAAAATGGGTGTATCGATCATCCTGATTACGCATGATCTCGGAGTCGTCGCAAAAATTGCTGATCGCATTGCGGTTATGTATGCCGGTAAAATAATTGAGACTGGCGATAAACGCGAAATTTTTTATACGCCTCAACATCCGTATACGAAAGGATTATTGAATTCAGTTCCGCGCCTTGATTTGGAAGAAGAAGAGCTCCAACCCATTGAAGGAACGCCGCCGGACTTGTTTTCACCGCCAAAAGGTTGTCCTTTTACGGCGAGATGTCCTTTTGCGATGGAGGTTTGCGGTGAGGTTTATCCGGAGTCGACAGCAATTTCGGATACGCATGTAGTCGATTGTTGGCTGCAGGATGAAAGGGCGAAATTAGTGTTTGCCTAA
- a CDS encoding ABC transporter permease, giving the protein MVSKDQRMTVPDEWFKPKKKDTKEAEAVVRPSLSYWKDAWRRIRKNKLAMGGLIFLILLTLFAIFGPIFSPHSVTKLDLPNQNQAPSSTHWFGTDEMGRDVFTRTWYGARISLFVGVMAALIDFFIGIIYGGISGYKGGRTDTLMMRVIEVLYGLPHLLVVILLMVVMGPSLTTIIIALTITGWVGMARIVRGQVLQIKNYEFVTASKSFGAKTSRIIRRNLLPNTMGPIIVQMTLTVPSAIFAEAFLSFLGLGIQAPFASWGVMANDALPVITSGYWWRLFFPAFFISMTMFAFNVLGDGMQDALDPKLRG; this is encoded by the coding sequence ATGGTGAGTAAAGACCAACGAATGACGGTTCCTGATGAATGGTTTAAGCCGAAAAAGAAGGACACAAAGGAAGCGGAGGCAGTTGTTAGACCATCCCTTTCTTATTGGAAAGATGCATGGCGACGCATTCGAAAAAACAAATTAGCGATGGGTGGACTAATCTTTCTTATCTTACTAACATTATTTGCGATTTTCGGTCCGATATTTTCACCACATTCAGTCACAAAACTGGATTTACCGAACCAAAACCAGGCACCTTCCAGCACGCATTGGTTCGGTACTGACGAAATGGGGAGGGACGTATTTACGCGGACTTGGTACGGCGCTCGAATTTCGCTTTTCGTCGGAGTAATGGCTGCACTTATTGATTTTTTCATCGGTATTATTTACGGAGGTATAAGCGGTTATAAAGGTGGCCGCACTGATACATTGATGATGCGTGTTATTGAAGTCTTGTACGGCTTGCCGCATTTGCTTGTTGTTATTCTGCTCATGGTTGTGATGGGACCGAGTTTAACGACAATCATTATTGCATTAACGATTACCGGTTGGGTTGGGATGGCTCGAATTGTTAGGGGACAAGTTCTGCAGATTAAAAACTATGAATTTGTCACCGCGTCGAAATCTTTTGGTGCGAAAACGTCGCGCATTATAAGAAGAAACTTACTACCTAATACGATGGGTCCGATTATTGTTCAGATGACGCTAACCGTTCCGAGTGCGATATTTGCAGAAGCTTTTCTGAGCTTTCTAGGGCTCGGTATACAAGCACCGTTTGCAAGTTGGGGTGTGATGGCGAATGACGCACTTCCAGTCATAACATCTGGTTATTGGTGGAGGTTGTTCTTCCCAGCATTTTTCATATCAATGACAATGTTTGCATTTAACGTGTTAGGGGACGGAATGCAAGACGCGCTCGATCCGAAATTGAGGGGGTGA
- a CDS encoding ABC transporter permease: MAKYIVKRFLMMIATIFIISTLTFFLMHSLPGSPFDEERTSNPTIQANLEKFYKLDQPIGVQYVYYLKSIVTFDFGPSIKKPNETVNSLLARGFPISFELGIITILVAVVSGIILGTFAALRHNGIIDYFAMAFAVVGISVPNFVLATLLIQQVAVNWELLPTATWSSPLHMILPTLALATGPTAIIARLTRASMLEVLTQDYIKMARAKGLSPIRIVVRHALRNALMPVVTIMGTMLAGILTGTFVIEQIFAIPGMGKYFVESINNRDYPVIMGSTVFYSAFLVFMLFLVDIVYGLLDPRIKLHKKEGEV; this comes from the coding sequence ATGGCTAAATACATAGTTAAGAGATTCCTTATGATGATTGCGACAATCTTTATCATTTCCACATTAACATTTTTCTTAATGCACTCATTACCAGGATCACCGTTCGATGAGGAACGGACTTCGAATCCTACCATTCAAGCGAATCTTGAAAAGTTTTACAAACTCGATCAACCGATTGGCGTGCAATACGTATATTATTTGAAATCAATTGTTACGTTCGATTTTGGGCCTTCGATTAAGAAACCGAATGAGACCGTAAATAGCTTGCTGGCTAGGGGGTTCCCGATTTCATTTGAACTCGGGATTATAACGATACTTGTAGCAGTCGTATCGGGCATTATCTTAGGGACCTTTGCTGCACTCAGGCATAACGGGATTATCGATTATTTTGCAATGGCATTCGCCGTCGTCGGTATTTCTGTTCCTAACTTCGTGCTAGCGACGTTATTAATTCAACAAGTGGCGGTGAACTGGGAGTTGCTTCCGACAGCGACATGGAGCAGCCCGCTTCATATGATCTTGCCGACGCTAGCACTGGCAACGGGTCCTACAGCCATCATAGCAAGGCTGACCCGGGCAAGTATGTTGGAAGTGCTTACGCAGGATTATATTAAGATGGCACGAGCGAAAGGTTTATCGCCGATTCGAATTGTTGTGAGACATGCGCTTAGAAATGCCCTCATGCCCGTTGTGACAATCATGGGGACAATGTTGGCAGGGATTTTGACGGGTACATTTGTAATTGAACAAATTTTTGCGATACCAGGCATGGGAAAATACTTTGTTGAAAGTATCAATAACCGAGATTATCCAGTCATTATGGGATCGACCGTCTTTTATAGCGCGTTTCTAGTCTTCATGCTATTCCTAGTCGACATCGTCTACGGCCTTCTGGATCCACGCATTAAATTGCATAAAAAGGAAGGTGAAGTGTGA
- a CDS encoding M55 family metallopeptidase, producing the protein MNIYVSVDMEGITGLPDHTFVDSAKHNYERSRRIMTNEANAIIRSAFENGANKVLVNDSHSKMNNLLVEDIHPEADLITGDLKPLSMVQSIDSTFDGAIFAGYHARAGQPGVMSHSMIFGVRNMYINDVAIGELGFNAYVAGYFGVPVIMVAGDDGACREAKALIPGIVTAAVKQSISRSAVQTLHPTKAHALLEETTSEAIAKQHTIQPLVPPENPILRIEFNNYGQAEWAALMPGCEIEAGTTIVKYEAKDIIEAYRAMLVMIELALQTKFC; encoded by the coding sequence GTGAATATTTATGTGTCAGTTGATATGGAAGGAATTACGGGATTGCCTGATCACACATTTGTCGATTCAGCGAAACATAATTATGAACGATCTCGGCGGATTATGACGAATGAAGCAAATGCCATTATCCGGTCAGCATTTGAAAATGGGGCAAATAAAGTCCTCGTCAATGACAGTCATTCTAAAATGAATAATCTACTGGTGGAAGATATTCATCCAGAAGCGGATTTAATCACGGGGGATTTGAAACCGCTTTCGATGGTTCAGTCGATAGATTCTACATTTGACGGGGCAATTTTTGCAGGCTATCACGCTCGTGCGGGACAACCTGGCGTCATGAGCCATTCGATGATTTTTGGGGTTCGGAATATGTATATCAATGATGTTGCCATAGGGGAGCTTGGCTTTAACGCTTATGTTGCAGGCTATTTTGGTGTACCTGTCATTATGGTCGCTGGAGATGACGGGGCTTGTCGTGAAGCAAAGGCATTGATACCTGGAATTGTCACTGCGGCCGTCAAACAATCCATTTCCAGGTCTGCCGTCCAAACACTGCATCCGACAAAAGCGCATGCGCTACTGGAAGAGACGACGAGTGAAGCGATAGCGAAACAACATACCATTCAACCGCTCGTACCTCCCGAAAACCCGATTCTCCGGATTGAATTTAATAATTACGGGCAAGCGGAATGGGCTGCGTTGATGCCGGGCTGTGAAATTGAAGCAGGAACAACGATTGTGAAATATGAAGCAAAAGACATCATTGAAGCATATAGAGCGATGCTTGTCATGATTGAGCTGGCATTGCAGACGAAGTTTTGTTAA